A part of Drosophila bipectinata strain 14024-0381.07 chromosome 3L, DbipHiC1v2, whole genome shotgun sequence genomic DNA contains:
- the ZnT77C gene encoding proton-coupled zinc antiporter SLC30A1: MPVKEILQRCRPIPLYVVLVLSICYFVLQLILSHVTHALTLLMASHHMLCNIFALGGCIITIKHSKQTPEAKDSPAVQTKSNGSSGEIVNLAESEAQKRAKRDSREEKLRNTFGWARIDILTMLIVFIILASLSFSLVVEALQTLVHIDHKDTMHLPIPVMMLGFVGLILNGLTYLLIGGYTLHQGSFLHLTPGGNVVLERPMSSNVDLSLTPMQRQLSKSRNDRQLREELETEVGSVYFATKRQGAVEMLRDVSSTIFVIVCAAIVYVAEDEEHTAKFIDPVLSIFSCVLLVSLSYPYMKESCLILLQTIPGSIDLEIFERTLVAKFPEIISYHDLHIWQLAAHRYVATIHIQFQNPKLYLKIIEQVRAYFHEQGIGAVTIQPEFYPSTNKNASASLECLMQCQAAECIEKVCCRDSRTDLREICDAPNGRKPSSPAKCQGNNHDHGKNKSKSCSELCAVVVEKPKELSAAQLMEGKEEDAAKPKSPLPQSASQPVIQTPVEDTPPDAPASG, encoded by the exons ATGCCGGTGAAGGAGATACTGCAGCGCTGCAGACCCATCCCCCTGTATGTGGTCCTGGTTCTGTCCATATGCTACTTTGTGCTCCAACTGATCCTGAGCCATGTCACCCACGCCCTGACTCTACTGATGGCCTCCCATCACATGTTGTGCAATATTTTCGCACTCGGCGGCTGCATTATTACAATTAAG CACAGCAAACAGACACCCGAAGCCAAGGATTCCCCTGCAGTTCAGACCAAGTCGAATGGCTCCTCCGGAGAGATTGTCAACCTGGCCGAATCGGAGGCCCAAAAGAGGGCTAAGCGGGACAGCCGGGAGGAGAAACTCCGCAACACCTTTGGCTGGGCCCGAATCGACATCCTGACCATGCTCATTGTGTTCATCATCCTGGCCTCGTTGTCCTTCTCGCTGGTGGTGGAGGCCCTCCAGACCCTCGTGCATATCGATCACAAGGACACGATGCACCTGCCGATCCCTGTGATGATGCTGGGCTTCGTGGGTCTCATCCTGAATGGACTGACGTATCTGCTGATTGGCGGCTACACGTTGCATCAAGGAAGCTTCCTGCACCTGACCCCCGGCGGCAATGTGGTGCTCGAGAGGCCCATGTCCAGTAACGTGGATCTATCGCTGACGCCCATGCAGCGGCAGCTCAGCAAGTCCAGGAACGATCGTCAGCTGCGAGAGGAACTGGAGACGGAAGTCGGAAGTGTTTACTTTGCCACCAAGCGCCAGGGAGCTGTTGAGATGCTCCGCGATGTGTCCAGTACGATTTTTGTGATTGTATGCGCTGCCATTGTCTATGTGGCTGAGGATGAGGAGCACACCGCCAAGTTCATAGATCCAGTGCTGTCCATTTTCTCCTGTGTCCTGCTGGTGTCCCTCAGCTATCCCTACA TGAAAGAATCGTGCCTCATTCTGCTGCAGACCATACCCGGCTCCATTGACCTGGAGATCTTTGAGCGCACCCTGGTCGCCAAGTTTCCAGAAATCATCAGTTACCACGATCTTCACATCTGGCAGTTGGCCGCCCACCGATATGTGGCCACCATTCACATCCAGTTCCAGAATCCCAAGCTCTATCTGAAGATCATTGAGCAGGTGCGGGCGTATTTCCACGAGCAGGGAATCGGAGCGGTCACCATCCAGCCGGAGTTCTACCCGTCCACCAACAAGAACGCCTCGGCGTCGCTGGAGTGCCTGATGCAATGTCAGGCGGCGGAGTGCATCGAAAAGGTCTGTTGTCGGGACTCGCGCACCGATCTTCGCGAGATCTGCGATGCTCCCAATGGCCGGAAGCCCAGCTCTCCAGCCAAATGTCAAGGCAATAACCATGATCATGgcaaaaacaaatcaaaatcctGCTCGGAACTCTGCGCTGTGGTTGTGGAGAAGCCCAAGGAGCTGAGTGCCGCGCAATTAATGGAGGGTAAGGAGGAGGATGCGGCGAAACCCAAGTCCCCGCTGCCACAGTCAGCATCCCAGCCGGTAATCCAAACTCCGGTAGAAGACACACCTCCAGACGCACCCGCGAGCGGCTGA
- the LOC122322322 gene encoding NADH dehydrogenase [ubiquinone] 1 alpha subcomplex subunit 9, mitochondrial-like, with product MAAIVLTRNMQLAKHHGSGVVGVLCLRGYSAAAAPPEDGPRPLKTTNPAAMKRGTGGRSSFNGIVATVFGATGFVGRYVCNKLGKSGTQMILPYRGDDSDVIRLKVTGDLGQVLFHFYNLEDVSSIREAVKHSNVVINLVGRDFETKNFKFRDVHVNGAERIARISREAGVDRFIHLSSLNVEANPKDLYVKGGSEWLKSKYEGELRVRDAFPNATIIRPADIYGSEDRFLRYYFDFEIVFNKSFLCGSLACFSYSPPSPYFLEHF from the exons ATGGCCGCGATAGTGCTAACCCGCAACATGCAGTTGGCCA AACACCATGGCAGTGGTGTGGTTGGCGTTTTGTGCCTGCGAGGATactctgccgccgccgctcCTCCCGAGGATGGCCCCCGCCCACTGAAGACTACCAATCCGGCAGCGATGAAGCGCGGAACTGGAGGACGTAGCAGTTTCAACGGAATCGTGGCTACCGTCTTTGGTGCCACTGGATTCGTGGGACGCTATGTGTGCAACAAACTGGGCAAGTCCGGCACCCAGATGATTCTGCCATACCGCGGCGACGATTCGGACGTCATCCGCCTAAAGGTCACCGGTGACCTGGGCCAGGTTCTGTTTCACTTCTACAACTTGGAGGATGTCTCCTCTATCCGCGAGGCTGTGAAGCACTCGAATGTGGTCATCAACTTGGTGGGTCGCGACTTCGAGACCAAGAACTTCAAGTTCAGGGATGTGCATGTTAACGGAGCTGAGAGGATCGCCAG AATTTCCCGCGAAGCTGGAGTAGATCGTTTCATCCACCTGTCTTCTCTCAATGTGGAAGCCAATCCCAAGGATCTGTACGTTAAGGGCGGCAGCGAATGGCTGAAGAGCAAGTACGAGGGTGAGCTGCGTGTTCGTGATGCTTTCCCCAATGCCACCATCATTCGCCCAGCCGATATCTACGGCTCTGAGGATCGGTTCTTGCGCTACTACTTTGATTttgaaattgtatttaataagAGTTTCCTATGCGGATCCCTGGCCTGTTTTTCGTACTCCCCTCCAAGCCCCTATTTTTTAGAGCATTTTTGA